The Pueribacillus theae genome contains the following window.
GCAGGAACTGTTGTTAATTGCGGACATTCTAATCACAGATTACTCTTCCGTTATGTTTGATTTTGCAAATACCGGCAAGCCCATTTTGTTTTTTACGTATGACTTAGAATACTACCGTGACAATTTAAGAGGTTTTTATATGAATTTTGAGGAGGAAGCTCCTGGCCCTCTAGTGTATGATACAGATCAAATTATTGAGAACGTGCTTGCTATAGAAGAGGCCCAAACCCGTTACAAACAAAAATATATGGATTTTCAAAAGAAATACTGTCCTTTAGATGATGGGTTGGCGAGTAAAAGGGTTGTTGATAGGTTGTTCAGATAAGAATTTGAATAGGCAAAGGCTGCTCATTTTTTTGAGCAGCCTATTGTTTTATTTTACACTTAAACCAAGGTTGTCAGAAACCGTTACATAAAAATCAAACTTTTTACTATTTTTATGAATAATTTTTCGGGAGTTCATTTTTACCGTCGCTCTCTCATAGCCATTATATTTAACAAATACGGCATGAGGTACATCTTCCAAGCTTTCTAACTTATTTAATTGTATAACTGCTTCATATAAATTATTATTCAACTGTTGGATTGGAAATTCAATTTCTTTTAAATGATTATTTCGTTGACGAATAGCAAAACTAATATTGTCGATTTCTTGATTCCTATAAATATTAAATCTTATAAATACTTCTTCGTCCTTTTTTATTGTCTCCTTATGAATAACTAAAACATTTATTTTAGCTATGTGATGAGGAGAGGCAAAAGGAAGTGTAAAAAAGGGCTTTTCATCAATGATGCAATAATCTTTGAAGTGTTCGTTCTTGCTCCAGTCTATAATTTTAACTATATCTTCAAACCTATTATTTTTAAAAAAAGCAACCAAAACCCTATGCCAATCATGAAAGAAATTTTCAGTAAAATCATAACGCAAATCCTCAGTCGTCCGTATCAATTGGGAGAATCTTTCATAGTATTTTTCTTTCTCATTAGATTTCAAAAAATGCGGTCTATCAAATAAACGTGTAATTCCATCTATTTCGTAAAATCGATTTAAAACCATTTTCTCAATATGTACAGGAAGCTTTTTTTGTTTTATATAGTTGACAACTTTTAGATTTGCATCAAATTTTTCCAAAGGGGATGTTTTTGACACAAGGCTTTCATTTTCACTATTTCTATTTACATAGTAAATCACTTCATCACTTGTTGATATAGAATCACAATTTATTAAAACATCAATAAAAAACTGCTTATCTTCTGCAAATTTCATTTCTGGAAATTTAATATTTTTATTTTTTAGGAATTCTGCATTCATCATTCGAGCAGTTGGGCCGAGATGGTAAAATAAACGGGGTATAGAAAAAGGATTAATTGATTCCCGTTTTTTCCAACTCGCATATTCTCCAGCGATTGTTATATTTTCATCTTTTATTATTATTGTTTTGCCCACTGCATAATTATCTTTTGTTTTCTCTAATAAATCATATAATACTTTAATTCCGTTTTGATCAAACCAATCATCGGCATCAATGAAGATTATGTATTTCCCCCTAGCCAGTTCAATGCCGAGATTTCTCG
Protein-coding sequences here:
- a CDS encoding glycosyltransferase family 2 protein, encoding MDKILSSLNLVFAKNLNKKIRYNKKGYYIHPNRKKREIFKVTVILPTYNAEKTLEKTLNSIVFQSLGFEHIEVLLIDDGSSDRTRHIILDYAKKYINMIPVFLKENSGTPAKPRNLGIELARGKYIIFIDADDWFDQNGIKVLYDLLEKTKDNYAVGKTIIIKDENITIAGEYASWKKRESINPFSIPRLFYHLGPTARMMNAEFLKNKNIKFPEMKFAEDKQFFIDVLINCDSISTSDEVIYYVNRNSENESLVSKTSPLEKFDANLKVVNYIKQKKLPVHIEKMVLNRFYEIDGITRLFDRPHFLKSNEKEKYYERFSQLIRTTEDLRYDFTENFFHDWHRVLVAFFKNNRFEDIVKIIDWSKNEHFKDYCIIDEKPFFTLPFASPHHIAKINVLVIHKETIKKDEEVFIRFNIYRNQEIDNISFAIRQRNNHLKEIEFPIQQLNNNLYEAVIQLNKLESLEDVPHAVFVKYNGYERATVKMNSRKIIHKNSKKFDFYVTVSDNLGLSVK